The genomic region TCAGCTCAGGGCGGCCACTCTCCAGCGCATTGAGGCGATTGTCGCGCAGTTGCCGGGCCAGCACCGGTTGCGTCAGCGAATAGGTGCCCGCCGAGCCGCAGCACAAATGGCCGTCGGGCACGGCGGTGAGATTGAAACCCAGGCGCGCCAGCACAGCTTCCACCGCGCCGCCCAGTTTCAACGCGTGCTGCAAGGTGCACGGGCAATGCACGGCAATCCGCCGTTCAGTGGCGGCGCAGATCTGTTCCAGCGGCTCCTGCGCGAGTACCTGCATCAGATCCAGCGTGCGCTCGCTGATTTCCCTGGCCTTGGCCGCATACACCGGATCGTCTGCCAGCAAATGCCCGTAATCCTTGATGAATGCGCCGCAACCGCTGGCGGTCTGCACAATCGCTTCGGCGCCGTTTTGCAGTTGCGGCCACCAGGCATCGATGTTTTGTCGGGCGCGGCTGAGACCTTTGGCTTGCGCGTCGAGGTGATAGTCCAGCGCGCCGCAACACCCGGCCTCGGCCACCGGGGTGACACTGATGCCCAAGCGATCCAGCACCCGCGCCGTAGCGTCATTGGTGTTTGGCGACAACCCCGGTTGCACGCAGCCTTCAAGCAACAACACCCGCCGGGCGTGGCGAGGGGCGGGGCGCAAACCGGAAAACGGCAGATGCTGCGGCAGTTTGCTTTCGAGCACTCGCGGCAACAGCGGCCGAAACGTCGTGCCCATGCGCAGCAAGCCTTTGAACAATCCCGGATTCGGCGCTAATGCGCGCAACCCTTCGCGCAACAGGCGCTGGGACGCCGGACGCGGCACTGCTTGATCGACCACCGCGCGGCCAATGTCGAGCAGGTTGTGATAGTCGACGCCGGACGGGCAGGTGGTTTCGCAGTTACGGCACGACAGGCAGCGGTCCAGATGCAGTTGCGTCTGCGCCGTCGCGGGTGCGCCTTCGAGCACTTGCTTGATCAGGTAGATGCGCCCGCGCGGGCCATCGAGTTCATCGCCGAGCAATTGATAGGTCGGGCAGGTCGCGTTGCAAAAGCCGCAATGCACGCAGGTGCGCAGAATCTTTTCTGCCTCGGCGGCGCGGGGCAGTTGTCGCGATTGTTCGCTGAGGGTGGTTTGCATGGCTAGAACTCCGCGTACATGCGCCCGGGGTTGAAGAGCCCTTGCGGGTCGAGTTGCGCTTTGAGTTGCCGGTGATAGCGCAGCAGTGTCCAGGCCAGCGGCTGGAATGGCGAAGAGCAGGCGCCGTGGGTAAAGCAGGTGGCATGGCCGCCGAGTTCCTGAGCGAGGATATGAATGTGCGCCGCGTCGGATTTCAGCCAGCGTTGTGCACCGGCCCAGTCGATCAGTTGCTCGCCGGGCAGATCCAGTGGTCCGAGATTGTTCGGCAACGACAAGCGCCACAGCGGCAGACCTTCGTTGAAAAACCCTAGACGCTGCTCATTCAGATCGCGCCAGAACCCTGAATCCAGCGGTTCACCACCGAGGCGTTGATGCGCCGCCGCCACCGAACCTTCGCCGCCCTCGAGACGCAAATACAGGCTCTGGCCATCGTGGCAGGCGGCACTGATCGGCAGCGGCTGCTGGCCCCACTCGGCAAGCTTGGCCAGCGCCCGCGCGCATTCCATGTCGAGGCGAATGCTCAGGCACTGGCGCGGTTTCGGCAGGACTTTCAGCGAGACCTCGGTGAGCACGCCGAGGCAGCCATAACTGCCGGCCATCAGCCGCGACAGGTCATAACCGGCGACGTTCTTCATCACTTCGCCGCCGAAGCGCAGGTGCTGACCGAGGCCGGTGATCACCCGCGTGCCGAGGACGAAGTCGCGCACCGAGCCAGACCACGGTCGTCGTGGACCGGACAACCCCGTGGCGATCATGCCGCCGACGGTGGCGCCGTCGGCGAATGACGGCGGCTCGCACGGCAACATTTGTCCGGCAGCATCCAGCGCCGCCAGCAGTTCGGACAACGGTGTACCGGCGCGCGCCGTGACCACCAGTTCGGTCGGCTCGTAACGGACGATGCCGCAGTGGGCGCGGGTGTCGAGCACTTCGCCGGCCACCTCACGGCCGAGGAACGCTTTGCTGTTGCCACCCTGAATTTTCAGCGGCGTGGCGTTGGCCCGGGCCTCGTTGACCTGATCGAGCAGGGCGCTGGCGGCATCGACATCGGCCATCAGAAACGCTCCAGTTCGGGGAAGGGCAATTGCCCTGCGTGAATGTGCATCGCGCCGAATTCGGCGCAGCGGTGCAGGGTCGGAATGTTCTTGCCGGGGTTGAGCAGGCCTTGTGGGTCGAACGCGGCTTTTACTGCATGGAACAGGCTCAGTTCGTCACTGTTGAACTGCGCGCACATCTGGTTGATTTTCTCGCGGCCGACGCCGTGTTCGCCGGTGATGCTGCCGCCGACCTGCACGCACAGTTCAAGGATCTTGCCGCCCAAGGCTTCGGCGCGGTGCAATTCGCCGGGTTGATTGGCGTCGAACAGAATCAACGGGTGCATGTTGCCGTCGCCGGCATGGAACACGTTGGCCACGCGCAAACCGTATTCTTCGCTGAGTCGGGCGATGCTTTGCAGTACACCGGGCAATTCGCGGCGCGGGATGGTGCCGTCCATGCAGTAATAGTCAGGTGATAGACGGCCGATGGCCGGGAAAGCATTTTTGCGCCCGGCCCAGAAGCGCACGCGCTCGGCTTCGTCGCGGGCCTGACGCACTTCGGTGGCGCCGGCCGCGGTCATGACCTCGCGCACCCGTTGGCAGTCGTCGTGGACATCGGCCTCGACGCCATCGAGTTCGCACAACAGAATCGCCTCGGCATCGACCGGGTAACCGGCGTGAATGAAATCTTCGGCGGCGCGAATGGCGAGGTTGTCCATCATCTCCAGCCCGCCGGGAATGATCCCCGCCGCGATGATTTCGGCGACCGCGCTGCCAGCCTTTTCCACGGAATCGAAGCTGGCCAGCAGCACTTTCGCGACCTGCGGTTTGGGCAGCAGTTTGACCGTGACTTCGGTGATGATCCCCAGCAATCCTTCGGAGCCGGTGAACAAGGCGAGCAGATCGAAACCCGCTGAGTCGAGGGCATCCGAACCGAGGGTCAGGCGTTCGCCTTCGATGGTCAGCACTTCGATTTTCAGCAGGTTGTGCACGGTCAATCCGTATTTGAGGCAATGCACGCCGCCAGCGTTTTCGGCGACGTTGCCGCCGATCGAGCAGGCGATCTGCGACGATGGATCCGGCGCGTAATACAGTCCGAAGGGCGCCGCTGCCTGAGAGATCGCCAGATTGCGCACCCCCGGCTGAATCCGCGCGGTGCGGGCGGCGGGGTCGATGTGCAGAATATTATTGAAGCGCGCCATCACCAGCAGCAGGCCTTGCTCCAGCGGCAAGGCACCGCCGGACAACCCGGTGCCGGCGCCACGGGCAACCACCGGGACGTTCTTCTGATGGCAGAGTTTGAGCAGGCTTTGCACTTGCTCGAGTCGACGCGGCAGGGCAACCAGCATCGGCGTGGTGCGGTAGGCGGAGAGGCCATCGCATTCGTAGGGTTTGAGTTCGTCCTCGCGCCATAAAATGTCGAGGTCAGGCAGCGCTTGCTGCAATGCCTTGAGGAATTCGGCCTTGTTCACCTGCGGCAGCGGGCCGTCGAGGCGTTCGTCATAAAGAATGTTCATCTCAGGCTTACCCCTTGCTGATCGTTCCCACGTTCTGCGTGGGAATGCAGCCCGTGACGCTCCGCGTCACTGGACGCGGAGCGTCCCTTGAGGCATTACCACGCAGAGCGTGGGAACGATCAGGGGCTGGGTGCATTGTCATCTTTGGCTTCCCAGAAACTCGCGATAAAGCTCTGCAGTATTCCCCGGCTGTTCAACCATCGGCATGTGCCCGACATGATCCCAGACATCCACGCGCAAATTGGCGATGCCCTTGCTCCACACCGGCACGCTGCTGACGTCGATCAGCCGATCCTTGCGCCCCCAGAGCAACAGCGCCGGGCATTTGATATCGGGTAGTTTCGGCTCCATCGGCGGGCTGGCGCGAAAATCGCGGAAGATCTCTTCCAGTTCATCGCGTTGTTGTTCGTAGCGCTGGGCGATGGCGTCCAACACTAGATTCGGTACCCACGGCGGCGATTCCATGGTCATTGCATAAAACTGGCGAAACTCTTCCCGCGAGTTGATCAGAAACGGGTTATGCCCGCGCGCCAGATGCCGCTCCATGTCGCTGACCTCCGGTGCCGTGACGCCCGCCGGGTCGATCAGCGCCACCGAAGCAATGCGATCCGGGTAAGTTGCCGCCAGCCACGCCGCGATGTAGCCCCCCATCGAGTTGCCGATCACATGGACTTTTTCCACGCCGCAGACGTCGAGCAACTGGATCATGCGTTTGGCTTGCAGCGGAATGTCATAACCACCGCCCGCCTTGAACCCGGTTTCACCATGGCCGGCGAGGTCCGGGATGATCACCCGATACTCGCGCACGAAGTGCCGGGAAAAGCGCAACCACAGGTTCTTCTCGGCGCTGTAGCCATGCAGCATCAGAATCGCGCTGGCCGCTTCGTACGGCCCGCCCTGCCAGGTCGAGACGCTCATCTCGGCGATTGGCACTTCGATCTTGTGCAATTTGTACAACTTGGCCTCGATGGCCATGTTCAGGTCGTACAGCCAATGACCGACCGCCGGATAACTCAACCAGCTCCAGGCCACGAAAACCGCGAGGGCGACAAACAGCAAAAGCATCGACGTCTTCCTTTTACGTGTTCAGGACAGAATGTGGTCGGCCGGTTTCAGCGCTTGGGTCAAGCGGTGATAGCTGAAACTGAAGCCGGGAAACATCGCGATCACATGACCGCTCTTGCTTTGATACCAACTGTGGCAGCCGCCGGACTTCCAGACCGTGCGCTGCATTTCCCGATGAATCATCTCAGTGTAGGTACGTTCCGCTTCGGGGCGCACTTCGATGCTGCGCAGGCCTTTGGCCTGCACGGTGCGGATGCAGTCGAGGATGTAGTTCATCTGCGACTCGATGATGAACAGCGCCGAGGTGTGGCCAATGCCGGTGTTAGGGCCGGTGACGATAAACAGGTTGGGGAAGTCCGGCAGGCTGGTGCCCAGATAGGCGCGCGGGTATTGCGCCCAGACCTCTCTGAGTTGCACGGCGTTTTTTCCGCTGACCGGATAGGAAATCACCCCGTCGGTGGCGTCGTAACCGGTCGACCAGACGATCAGATCAACGTCGATGTGCTGACCGTCCTGAGTGTTGATGCCGGTTTCGTCGATGGACGCAATGCCTTGCTCGCGGGTATGCAAGGTGACGTTGGCGCGACTCAGCGCCGGGTAATAGGTACTGGAAACCAGTACCCGTTTGCAGCCGATGGTGAAGTCCGGGGTGAGTTTTTCTCGCAGCACCGGGTCCGGCACCTGGCGTTTGAGAAAACGCAGGGCGTGCTGCTGGACCATGTGAATCGCTGCTTTCGAATATTTGAACGCGATGACCCGGGTTTCGAATTGCCAGTAAATCAGCCAGCGCAACAGTTTGTAGGCGGGTTTGCGGCCAAGCAGCCAGCGTTGCAACGGCCCGAACTGACGATCGGCGCGGGGCAGCACCCAATGGGGCGCGCGTTGAAACACGTGCAATTGCTCGACCTGCGCCGCAATCGCTGGAATCACCTGCACCGCACTGGCGCCGCTGCCGACGATGGCCACGCGTTTACCGCGGTAGTCGTAGCTGTGATCCCAATTGTTTGTATGAAAAGTCTTGCCTTGAAAGCGATCCCGGCCGGGAAAGTGCGGAATGACCGGTTGGCTCAATGGCCCGGTGGCATTGATCAGGAACTGCGCATAAAAGGTGCCTTTGCTGGCGGTATACACGGCCCAGCGTTTTTCCGTGTCGTCCCATTCGACGCGCTCGACATTGGCCTCCAGCTCAACGCGTTCGCGCAAACCGAATTCCTCGATGACATGTTCGGTGTAGCGCTGCAGTTCGGCCTGCCCGGCGAACATCTGCGACCAGCGGTACGGTGCGAACGACAGCGAATACAGCGGCGACGGCACGTCCACTGCTGCGCCAGGGTAGGTGTTCTGGCACCAGGTGCCGCCAAAAAAGTCCCTTCGCTCCAGCAGGCGAAAATCGTCGATCCCGGCTTTGAGCAGGTTGACCGCAGCACATTGACCGCCAAAACCGCTACCGATGATCAACACGTGATAGGTGTGCATGGGCCTCCTTCTTATAGTTGTTTTTCCATTTTGCTCCTTTCATGTATAGCCAAATATTTGCACTGTGTGCGGCCCTGATGTCGCTCTATTCAGCCCGCTGGCCGGTGATGGCTATTTAACGTCGCCCTGTTAGACTTCCAGCACATCCGTCCTGCGGTGTGCGTGAGCGAGGTCCTTATGGGAAATACCGGAGGAAAGGGACTTTCATTGGCCAGGAGGCTTTATACATCGCGCATCCTCGGGTTGATTCTGGGGCTCGTGTGCGTGAGCGTGGCGATGTACTCGCTCGATCCGCCGCTGTGGGTCTGGGCACTGATGTTCTTCAACGGCCTGGTCTGGCCGCATCTGGCGTTTCAATGGGCGCGCCGCGCCCGGGTTCCTTACCACGCTGAACACCGCAATCTGTTGATCGACGCCTTTTTCGGCGGCTTTTGGCTTGCCGCCATGCATTTCAATCCGCTGCCCACGGCCACGACCATTTCGATGATGGCGATGAACAACGTCGCTATCGGTGGTTCACGCTTTCTATTGGCAGGCTCTGCGGCGCAGTTGCTCGGGGTCGGCGTCGGGCTGGTGGTCTTTGCCCCGGCATTCGTTCCGCAGACCTCGCCTGCGCAAATGTACGCCTGTTTCCCGTTACTGCTGCTGTACCCGTTGGCGCTGGGCTGGATCTGCTTTCGCCAGGCCTACACCCTCGGTCGGCATAAACGCGAATTGCTTGCCCTGAGCCGCACCGACAGCTTGACCGGGCTGCTTAACCACGGCGCCTGGAAGGATCAACTGGAGATCGCTTTTCAGCGCTGTAAACGGCAGAAACAGGGCGCGGCGATTGCGCTGATCGACATCGATCACTTCAAGGCAATCAACGACACTTACGGCCATGTTGCGGGCGACATCGTGTTGCGCCAGTTGAGCAAATTACTTAAACAAAACCTGCGGGCGACTGACGTTGCCGGGCGCTATGGCGGTGATGAGTTCTGTGTGATTTTGCCGGATCTGCCGCTGTTCAACGCCGCGCAGGCGATGGAAGCGTTGCGTGAGCGCTTCGCGATTCTGGGTTATGAGCAGAACCCGGCGTTGAAGGTCAGTTTGAGCATTGGCTTGGCGGCGTACGACCCGGCGCATGCTGACGCGACGCGCTGGCTCAATGATGCCGATCAGGCGTTGTATGAAGCCAAGGCAGGCGGGCGTAATCGGGTGATCTGCAATTGTGATGGCAAGCCCCGGCGGACGTTGCTGGATTCGGTTTGATCCGCATCACCACAAATCCCTTGTGGGAGCGAGCCTGCTCGCGAAAGCGCTGGGTCAGCCAAGACTGATATCGCCTGACACGACGCCTTCGCGAGCAGGCTCGCTCCCACAGGGTTTTGTGTTGTCGGTTAGATCAGTGTCGCATTCGGTGTAGAGCCTCGCGCCGATGTCGGGTACGGTTAAATCCCCCCGACGCGAAACAAGGATCGCTTCATGACGTTCTCATTTTCTCGCTCCCTGCTGGCCGCCAGCCTCGGCCTGTCTCTCGCTTTCTCGGCTGCCCACGCCTTCGCCGAACCGCACAAACAAGTGCTCGCCGATGCCGAGCAATACCAGCCAGAAGCGCTGAAATTGCTCGAGCGGCTGGTCAATATCGACTCCGGTTCCGGCTATGAACCGGGCCTCAAGCAAGTCAGCGACATCGCTATCGATGAGCTGAAAAAACTCGGCGCCACCATCGAATTGGTGCCGAACACGCCGGAAAAATCCAACCATGTACTGGCGACGCTGAAAGGCACCGGCAAGGCGAAAATCCTGCTGATGGCGCACATGGACACGGTATTCAAGGAAGGTTCGGCGGCCGAGCGGCCGTTCCATATCAAGGACGGCCGTGCTTACGGGCCGGGGGTGATGGATGACAAGGGCGGCATCGTCGCCGGGATCTATGCGCTGAAAATCCTGAAAAACCTCGACTTCAAGGACTACGCGCAAATCACCTTCCTGCTCGACGCCAGTGAAGAAACCGGCTCGGACGTCGCCACCGACCTGATCAAGAAAACCGCCAAACAGCACGACGTGACCCTCAACCTTGAGCCGGGCCGCCCGGCCGATGGCCTGGTGGTGTGGCGCAAGGGCAGCGCGACGGCGCTGGTCGAGGTTAAGGGCAAAGCCGCGCACGCCGGTGTCGCGCCGGAACTGGGGCGCAATGCCGCAATGGAAGCGGCGCACCAGATTCTTCAGTTGGGCAAACTTGGCGATGAGGCGAAGAAAACCACCATCAACTTCACCGTGCTCAAGGCCGGCGATCGCACCAACGTGATTCCCGATCAAGCCACGGCCAAGGCTGACGTGCGCGCAGCGGTGCCGGAGGAGTTCGACCGGATCGAGAAGGATCTGGCGCGGGTGTCGCAGGACAAATTGATTCCTGAAACCGAAGTGAAGACTTCATTGCAACGCGGCTTGCCACCGATGCCGCAGACTCCCGAGTCGGATCGTCTAATGGCCATGGCTCAGGGGATTTACGGCGAGATTGGCCGCAAGTTGACGGAGGAGGGCAGTGGCGGTGCGGCGGATGCGAGTTTGTCGGCCGGGGTTGGCACGCCGACGCTGGATGGTTTCGGGATTGTTGGCGGCAATATTCATACGCCGGAGGAATACGCCGAAGTGGCGAGTGTGGCGCCGCGGATTTATCTGTTGTCGCGGATGATTATGGAGTTGGCCAAGCCGCGGTGAGTGGGTTTGTGGTGTGACTGATACGGGTGGGGTGTCAGGTGCATTTGCCCTCACCCTAACCCTCTCCCGGAGGGAGAGGGGACTGACCGTGTTGTTTGTGATGAATACGGCGACCTGAAAGATTAGCTTTGAATTCAAAATCGGATTCAGCGCGGTGTCACAAGTCGGCGTAACTCCCAAGCATCCCCCAATCAGTTCCCTCTCCCGAGGGAGAGGACTGACCGTGTTGTTTGTGATTAACACGGCGACCTGAAAGATTAACTTTGAATTCAAAATCGGATTCAGCGCGGTATCACAAGTCGGCGTAGCTCCCGAGCATCCCCCAATCAGTTCCCTCTCCCTTTGGGAGAGGGCTAGGGTGAGGGGCTTTTGTGGGAAAAGTGGAAGTCGAGGACAGCGTACAAAAAATACCGAAAATTCTGACAGAAGCTCTTGTTGTGGCCGTTGAGCGCGGCTCTTATAGTCTCGGTTCGCAGAAAATCTGCGACGATCTTGGCCGGTCGAATACAGCACCTGACCCCTATTTGGAGTGAACTCTATGACCGACCAAGTAATGCCCCGCTTCCTCCCCATCGACACCTACGACGCCGAATCCCCGGTGCTCTTCCTCAATACCCACTTAGAACTCAGCGACATGGCCGCCTGTGCGATGCACCGGTTTGTGGTTGTGCGCGATCTGGCCGACACCTTTGCCAGTCTTAATCTCAAGGGCATTTCCGATTGTGATCTGACGCGGGTGACCAGTGCGGTGCATCTGTTGATGCGCGAGGGCTGTGCGATTCTGAATGTGATTCAGGCGCGGGCGGTGCAGCGGGAGGAGGCTTACAAGACGCCGGTGTAGCGGTGTAGCGGCGGACGCCTTCGCGAGCAGGCTCGCTCCCACATTTGATCGGTGTCGAACACGAATGTTGTGTTCAACCAAGATCCACTGTGGGAGCGAGCCTGCTCGCGAAAGGGCCGGTGAAGCGTGTGCATCACTCCTTGACGCTCATGTATTCCTTGGCCCAGAGAATGTATTCCTCCGGCTGGGTATAGGTGTGCGTCAACTCAGTAGCGCTCAGATCGGACGCCTGGGTAAAGATCTGCCGCTGTTCACGCAGGCTGTCGTACGTCGCTTTGATCGCCGCAAAGTAAGCGCCATGGCCATCGATGGTCACGCGCACACCGAGTTCGGCCAGACGCTTGTCGTCGCGCAGCGCCGGGTTGCCGTAGGTCACCAGCATCAGCGGTACGGTCAGGTGTTCGGCGATTTGCTCAAGCTGATCGAAATCCTGAATGCCGACCATGCAGATGCCGTCAGCCCCGGCCGCCTGATATTGGCGGGTACGGCTGATGATTTCCTGATTCGGCAGAATGCCGGCGTTGGTACGGGCGATGATCGCCATTTCCGTATCAACCCGGGCTTCCAGCGCCGCGCGGATCTTGCCGACGCCTTCGGCCACGGTGATCAGGTCGGTGGATTTGCGGCCGAATTGTGCCGGCAGCAAGGTGTCTTCGATGGTCAGGGCGGCGACGCCGGCGCGTTCCAGTTCGACGATGGTGCGCATCACGTTGAGGGCGTTGCCGTAGCCGTGGTCGGCGTCGGCGATCACCGGCAATTGGGCGACGCGGCCGATGCGGGTGGCCTGTTCGGCGAACTCGCTGAGGGTGATCAGGGCAAAGTCCGGGGCACCGAGTACCTGCAAAGAGGCCACGGAACCGCCGAGGATCCCCACTTCAAAACCCAGGTCAGCGGCAATCCGCGCGGACATCGGATCGAACACCGAAGCCGTGTGGTAGCAGGTGTCGGAAGCCAGCAGTTGACGGAAGTTACGGCGCAAATCTTGATGGGAAAGCCTGGTCATACGAGTTCCACCAATACAAAGGAATGGAAAGGCTTGAACAAAGGTGTCAACGCCGAAGAATGAAAAGGCTATCACGCGAATGGGTCAATGATCATGACGAATTTGCAAGGGACAGGTTGTCGCGGACGCTTTTGCTGAAAGGATTTACCTTTTTGCGGTGATGACCGTCAGGCCGCCACCGCCTGTTGCTGTTGATTGGGCAGCATTGCCGCGCGCACCGAATTGCCCGGTTGCAGTTGCAGGCGCTTGGCGGTGAGGCGGTCGATCACCAGGCTGCTGCCGACCCGACGGGCGCGGGCGACGGTGATGCGGCAGTTTTCCAGACGGCGGTTGTGAATCAGCCACAGCGGTGCCTGTTCATCCGGGCTGCCGAGGCTCAGGGTCAGCTCAACGCTCTCGCGCACGGTGCGGATCGAGCGCACCGGCGCTTCTATCACCGGGCCGCCGTCAAAGATGTCGATGTAGCCTTTGTGGGTAAAACCTTCGGCCTGAAGGATTTTCAGCGCCGGCTCGGTATTCGGGTGTGCCTGGCCGATCGCCGCTTGGGCCTGTTCGGTGAGCATGCAGGTGTACAACGGCTGGCGCGGCATCAGTTCGGCGATGAACGATTTGTTGCCAAGGCCTGACAAGTGATCGGCATGGCTGAAGTCCATTTGAAAGAAATGCCGGCCCAGACTGTCCCAGAACGGCGAACAACC from Pseudomonas tensinigenes harbors:
- the glcF gene encoding glycolate oxidase subunit GlcF codes for the protein MQTTLSEQSRQLPRAAEAEKILRTCVHCGFCNATCPTYQLLGDELDGPRGRIYLIKQVLEGAPATAQTQLHLDRCLSCRNCETTCPSGVDYHNLLDIGRAVVDQAVPRPASQRLLREGLRALAPNPGLFKGLLRMGTTFRPLLPRVLESKLPQHLPFSGLRPAPRHARRVLLLEGCVQPGLSPNTNDATARVLDRLGISVTPVAEAGCCGALDYHLDAQAKGLSRARQNIDAWWPQLQNGAEAIVQTASGCGAFIKDYGHLLADDPVYAAKAREISERTLDLMQVLAQEPLEQICAATERRIAVHCPCTLQHALKLGGAVEAVLARLGFNLTAVPDGHLCCGSAGTYSLTQPVLARQLRDNRLNALESGRPELIVTSNVGCQSHLGSAGRTRVMHWIELVDQSLAE
- the glcE gene encoding glycolate oxidase subunit GlcE — protein: MADVDAASALLDQVNEARANATPLKIQGGNSKAFLGREVAGEVLDTRAHCGIVRYEPTELVVTARAGTPLSELLAALDAAGQMLPCEPPSFADGATVGGMIATGLSGPRRPWSGSVRDFVLGTRVITGLGQHLRFGGEVMKNVAGYDLSRLMAGSYGCLGVLTEVSLKVLPKPRQCLSIRLDMECARALAKLAEWGQQPLPISAACHDGQSLYLRLEGGEGSVAAAHQRLGGEPLDSGFWRDLNEQRLGFFNEGLPLWRLSLPNNLGPLDLPGEQLIDWAGAQRWLKSDAAHIHILAQELGGHATCFTHGACSSPFQPLAWTLLRYHRQLKAQLDPQGLFNPGRMYAEF
- the glcD gene encoding glycolate oxidase subunit GlcD; the encoded protein is MNILYDERLDGPLPQVNKAEFLKALQQALPDLDILWREDELKPYECDGLSAYRTTPMLVALPRRLEQVQSLLKLCHQKNVPVVARGAGTGLSGGALPLEQGLLLVMARFNNILHIDPAARTARIQPGVRNLAISQAAAPFGLYYAPDPSSQIACSIGGNVAENAGGVHCLKYGLTVHNLLKIEVLTIEGERLTLGSDALDSAGFDLLALFTGSEGLLGIITEVTVKLLPKPQVAKVLLASFDSVEKAGSAVAEIIAAGIIPGGLEMMDNLAIRAAEDFIHAGYPVDAEAILLCELDGVEADVHDDCQRVREVMTAAGATEVRQARDEAERVRFWAGRKNAFPAIGRLSPDYYCMDGTIPRRELPGVLQSIARLSEEYGLRVANVFHAGDGNMHPLILFDANQPGELHRAEALGGKILELCVQVGGSITGEHGVGREKINQMCAQFNSDELSLFHAVKAAFDPQGLLNPGKNIPTLHRCAEFGAMHIHAGQLPFPELERF
- a CDS encoding alpha/beta fold hydrolase; protein product: MLLLFVALAVFVAWSWLSYPAVGHWLYDLNMAIEAKLYKLHKIEVPIAEMSVSTWQGGPYEAASAILMLHGYSAEKNLWLRFSRHFVREYRVIIPDLAGHGETGFKAGGGYDIPLQAKRMIQLLDVCGVEKVHVIGNSMGGYIAAWLAATYPDRIASVALIDPAGVTAPEVSDMERHLARGHNPFLINSREEFRQFYAMTMESPPWVPNLVLDAIAQRYEQQRDELEEIFRDFRASPPMEPKLPDIKCPALLLWGRKDRLIDVSSVPVWSKGIANLRVDVWDHVGHMPMVEQPGNTAELYREFLGSQR
- a CDS encoding flavin-containing monooxygenase; translated protein: MHTYHVLIIGSGFGGQCAAVNLLKAGIDDFRLLERRDFFGGTWCQNTYPGAAVDVPSPLYSLSFAPYRWSQMFAGQAELQRYTEHVIEEFGLRERVELEANVERVEWDDTEKRWAVYTASKGTFYAQFLINATGPLSQPVIPHFPGRDRFQGKTFHTNNWDHSYDYRGKRVAIVGSGASAVQVIPAIAAQVEQLHVFQRAPHWVLPRADRQFGPLQRWLLGRKPAYKLLRWLIYWQFETRVIAFKYSKAAIHMVQQHALRFLKRQVPDPVLREKLTPDFTIGCKRVLVSSTYYPALSRANVTLHTREQGIASIDETGINTQDGQHIDVDLIVWSTGYDATDGVISYPVSGKNAVQLREVWAQYPRAYLGTSLPDFPNLFIVTGPNTGIGHTSALFIIESQMNYILDCIRTVQAKGLRSIEVRPEAERTYTEMIHREMQRTVWKSGGCHSWYQSKSGHVIAMFPGFSFSYHRLTQALKPADHILS
- a CDS encoding diguanylate cyclase: MGNTGGKGLSLARRLYTSRILGLILGLVCVSVAMYSLDPPLWVWALMFFNGLVWPHLAFQWARRARVPYHAEHRNLLIDAFFGGFWLAAMHFNPLPTATTISMMAMNNVAIGGSRFLLAGSAAQLLGVGVGLVVFAPAFVPQTSPAQMYACFPLLLLYPLALGWICFRQAYTLGRHKRELLALSRTDSLTGLLNHGAWKDQLEIAFQRCKRQKQGAAIALIDIDHFKAINDTYGHVAGDIVLRQLSKLLKQNLRATDVAGRYGGDEFCVILPDLPLFNAAQAMEALRERFAILGYEQNPALKVSLSIGLAAYDPAHADATRWLNDADQALYEAKAGGRNRVICNCDGKPRRTLLDSV
- a CDS encoding M20/M25/M40 family metallo-hydrolase, producing MTFSFSRSLLAASLGLSLAFSAAHAFAEPHKQVLADAEQYQPEALKLLERLVNIDSGSGYEPGLKQVSDIAIDELKKLGATIELVPNTPEKSNHVLATLKGTGKAKILLMAHMDTVFKEGSAAERPFHIKDGRAYGPGVMDDKGGIVAGIYALKILKNLDFKDYAQITFLLDASEETGSDVATDLIKKTAKQHDVTLNLEPGRPADGLVVWRKGSATALVEVKGKAAHAGVAPELGRNAAMEAAHQILQLGKLGDEAKKTTINFTVLKAGDRTNVIPDQATAKADVRAAVPEEFDRIEKDLARVSQDKLIPETEVKTSLQRGLPPMPQTPESDRLMAMAQGIYGEIGRKLTEEGSGGAADASLSAGVGTPTLDGFGIVGGNIHTPEEYAEVASVAPRIYLLSRMIMELAKPR
- a CDS encoding isocitrate lyase/PEP mutase family protein; its protein translation is MTRLSHQDLRRNFRQLLASDTCYHTASVFDPMSARIAADLGFEVGILGGSVASLQVLGAPDFALITLSEFAEQATRIGRVAQLPVIADADHGYGNALNVMRTIVELERAGVAALTIEDTLLPAQFGRKSTDLITVAEGVGKIRAALEARVDTEMAIIARTNAGILPNQEIISRTRQYQAAGADGICMVGIQDFDQLEQIAEHLTVPLMLVTYGNPALRDDKRLAELGVRVTIDGHGAYFAAIKATYDSLREQRQIFTQASDLSATELTHTYTQPEEYILWAKEYMSVKE
- the astA gene encoding arginine N-succinyltransferase, coding for MIVRPVKVSDLPALMALVQQAGPGFTTLPANEDRLSHRVRWAQRAFAEQVERADADYLFVLEDDDMRVVGVSALAGAVGLREPWYNYRLGLTVSSAPDLGIQRQIPTLFLNNELTGQSELCSLFLGHDQRHGSNGRLLSLGRLLFVAEFPHLFGEKMIAELRGSADEHGCSPFWDSLGRHFFQMDFSHADHLSGLGNKSFIAELMPRQPLYTCMLTEQAQAAIGQAHPNTEPALKILQAEGFTHKGYIDIFDGGPVIEAPVRSIRTVRESVELTLSLGSPDEQAPLWLIHNRRLENCRITVARARRVGSSLVIDRLTAKRLQLQPGNSVRAAMLPNQQQQAVAA